Within Hydra vulgaris chromosome 02, alternate assembly HydraT2T_AEP, the genomic segment atagaaaaaaaaatggtgccatatttttgaaatgtgttGTTTGCAGAAGCTTTTTCggatttcttttatataatacCAGCAATCATTTTTTGAGGTAATAATacctaatttattttgttctaCACTCATAAAACGCAGTTTTTACAGTGACGACAATATGATTGTAGTTGTTAGTAACAATTACAcaatatagaaataataaaaaacattaattgcgTAACAATTTGTTAcgcaattaatgttttttattatttctatattgtataatgaatatatatctTGTTCAActctcaatttttatttttttttaattattattaaaatgctaaTAACTAATTATGTATTCGGTATAAAACATCAGCTGTTTTTGGCGGAGTTGTTCTACTaacaaaccaatttttatttaattcaatgaAAGAAAATGTGGGGCAATACTAGgtacaaacaaaacatttttattacctAATAGTCACAAATTATATTAcgtattttaaatttcttaaaagcaataaattttaatgaatgtCTTTAAGTTGATTTATTTGTCTTAATTCATATTATGTTCATATAATTTCTCAACACAACAAAATTTAAGGAATGTCTTAACTGACACCTCAAAGTAATGGTTTCGCGCTATATATTAGATAAACCGTTAttctcaaatatatatttaaatttactttaggaaattgcatttttaaactaTGTCGAAAAATAATACGTTTTCTCCAATTGAATATGCTGCTCCAATATTTGATTTGATGAATCTATAGACTATAGATGAACAAAACCCTGCAGATAATAACGATAGCGAAACAAGTTCAAGTTTTTTATCTGGTCAAACAGAAATTGAAGTTGATGCTAAGTCCATTGAAGAAGCAGCTAAAACTACATACGAATATTACTCAATCGAGGAGGAAACATCAAAATGGATATGCAATCAATGTAATAGTAACAGACCTAAAAAGTACTCTTGTAAAACATCAAAGAGTATATTAGACTACCATCTTGAACATGATCACAAAATAATAATGCCGAAAAAAAAACGAACTATGAGTGGCTTGTCAAAAGAAGTTAGCGATAAGATTGATAGAgctcttttaattttcattattgcCTGTTGTCTTCCATTTATGTTGGTAGAAAGTAGTGcatttaaagaatttgttttgtGTTTAAATCCAAAGTATAAAGTGCCTTGCCGAAAAAAGTTAAGATCTCTTTTAACTGATTTATATCGAGAAAAAGTTGAacttttgaaatcaaaattattatcaattaaagttttatctattACTACTGACGGATGGACGTCCTGTCAAAACTATAGTTATATAtctgcaaaacaaattttatcagtttttgtTTGGGCTTTGCATACCTTAATGGCCGCCAtgatgataatttaaaagaggCTTTGCTAAAAATCGTAGAAAAGTTTAAAGTAGATGATAAAATAATGAGTATAGTATCAGACAACGCTAGTAACGTACGCAACtgtctaaattctttaaaagtttgtttaaacatTCAACCAATAAGATGCATGGGACATGTTTTGCAATTAGTTGTTAAAAATGTCATAGATTTAGTTGAAGAAGGTGAAAAAGATAGTTCGtctaaattctttttcattGCAAGAACATTAACTAAGTGCAGGAAAATTGTTACATTTTTCAATCATTCTTCTCAACTTAATGATTTATTAGAGGAAAGTCAAACACGACAAGGTGTCGAAAAAAATCACATACTTCATTTGGTTCAAGATGTGAAAACTCGTTGGCACTCTACGTTTCTCATGGGAGAGCGAATGCTTAAGCTTCACTCCTACGTAAAAGATATCTTTAATTCGAAACAACAATACAAAGATATGAGAAAATATTTACTCGATGAAGATGAAATGGTTAACTTAAAAGAAACGGTAAATGCTTTATTAAGCTTTAATCAAGTAAGTGTTTTACTATCTGGCGATAGGTATGCAACGTGTTCTTTAATTATTCCAAGTATAAAGTACCTTGAGAAGCAGCTGAGTAAGAATAAAAGTGAAACTCCTCCTTTAATTGTAATATTGAAATCACATTTGTTAGAATCTTTACAAACTTACAAAGATTCATATGAATTAGAGAATAATTCCTTTTTATTGTGTGCCACTTTTTTGGatccaaattataaaagttttcaattctttgaaaagtacgaaaaaaagaaatatttaaaaattgtgaaagaATTTTTGTCAGATTTTTATCTCGCAAAAAGAGTTGGTGAAATAATTCCAATTAAAAAGGTGACAAaggaatcaaaaaaatttaagttgtcATTTGAGGATGAAGAAGATGATTCCGGAAGTGATAGTGACAAAAATGTAaccttagatttaaaaaaagaaagcagtgaataTATAAGTTTGTCAGTGCACgaacaaaatgttttagagTTTTGGCATCAAAATCAATATGTTTTTCCAATATTGTATTGCATTTCAACGATGATTTTATATACACCTGCTACCAGTGCACCAAGTGAGCGCCTTTTTTCTGATGCATTAAACAATTTGTATGCTAAGCGAAATAGGATGACGGCTGAATGTTTTCAaatgttgatgtttttgtacgaaaatttggaattttttaatttggtttaaaattggtGCAATTTAATCAATGTAATACggaaatattttgttgtaataattatttttgaatttattttattgttcttaaataaaaactcttaaatTTAGAACTTgaactgttttgttttaaaaacaatcaaacaagGTTGcaacatgtttaaaaatgattttataaagttgttgcTCTCATTTTTGGGGcgggatgggggggggggggaggaccCCAGAAACTTGAGGGCTTTTATGTTTCCAGGCtacaatcatcgcaattttttgcaaagtatcatTATccgattttcaattttttttttagaaaaaccaaTTGCTTAATTAGACTATAAAACTAAGTGCAAAATATGAACGTAGCAAGTCTTCCCGATtctatgttatttaaatttaagtttttttacattttttcattttttacatttttacatttttacattttttacatttttacaaatgtattttacattttcatGTATTAATTATGACCTACCCAAGTTTATATTTCATAATGAATGATTTCATTAACTTTACCTTTTCTTTATAATTCTacaaaaaatggcaaaaaatgcGGTTCATTTAAGTTGATATTTCaaacttactttttaaataagattgcTTCTAGTTAACTTTAGATCTTACTTTTCACGCTAAAACTCTTATTTTGTAACAAACTATCTACTCCAGCTTGAAGCAATTTAAAGCCAAAAATTGCTGCTGCCTAGTATACAgccatatttaatataattaaatgagtttatatacgattaaaaattaaatttttgataccaaaaaaaaaacattattttgggAAAAATATATcgtaacttaatttttttttaacaaaaagtgaaaatgtactttaaaataatagatattctgcattttttaagtaattaaaaagtgATAAGAAATTTTCTGGTTTGATAAAGCGACCGCTGCCATTTAACAGAATGTTTATcttattttacagttttacacGATTTAATTGCGGAGGTTGCATTTTTAAATGCGGACGATGAGCCTCTCGGTAAATGCTATTaaatgttttgcattttaaaaactctattaATACGTTTAACATTTGGTATgcattttagaataaataaattgcCGAAGCTTAAATGTACCTAAATTGTAACAAACATAACCTAAATACGCCAACCAATTTAAGCGCAATTCCGTGCTTATTTGTCCGTACGTTGAAAAAATGagaaaatgataaagttttaattatgaATGTAATGATAACGTTGCATATATAAGCTTTCGTATTAAATGTCAAGCTTGTTGAGAAAAATGATGGAAGTTAGCGTTAATAAATTGGTACTTCTTATCGCTtatatgaaattaaatatttagagACTAAGTATATTCGCTAGTATACAGGGGGggaatggggggggggggaggtggTAAGTTGAAAACTGCCGTAAGAATAATTGccgattaaaaattatacttgctgagtataagaatatatatatcgATTGCTGAGATTtgctaataattataataacatcTTAATTTGCCGAATGATCAAACTAAATATCGGTAATAGCATGGCCTATAAGAGATGGACgtgcaacctttttttttttttttttgcgaaccatGCTCATTGCGCattgttaaaaatcttttgttttaatcaataGAAATTAGATTATAAAGTCTGTCGAATTTGTCGAAAACTTTTGGTCTCGTCTAACCAGTTACATCAACTTCCTTTTAGTTATTCAAGATAACAGCAATAGATAGCAATTCCACGGCTCAACGAAAAACATTTGacgtttgaaaaaaaacacgTAACTTTCATGAACTTTACtctcttatatctttttgtatGCTTAAGCAAACACCTTAAGGTTTTTTGCATCAATTAGTGTTACTCAACCTCTTTCCAGTCATATATAGAAAGTATCTTAAGAccacttttaagaaaaaagctCGAAGCgggaacgtttttttaaaacaaagcttTTAGAGGTTAGGATTCCTTAGTACCAAAACACatccaatttttataaaactttccatatatattaaaaaagggaTGACGAATCTAATCAAATGTGgacactttttaacttttatacataaatttttagttctAAGCGTTTCAAAACTTCaaggtttatttttatagaaaaaaaaaagtgttttttaaaagtgtccAGGTGGAAATTGCAAGTTTACTCTTTCCTCTTTTTATaacaagtatttatttatgttttcttgaaGAATAGGTTCTAAGGATTTGTATATagaaattatgtatatatataaaactatcttCCTTCGCATATTTTAtgacgttttttgttttgattttgccATAACAATGCAAATTTTCCATACTCAAGCCCTATACCTTTCgtcaaaaaatcatcaattattgcactacaaaaaattcaataactttagATCCGCTTAACTTCAAAGGCCGAATGACCcctcattttttaagtcaagTTAAGCTCTATACAATGATATAAGTTACATatgtttatttgaataataaaaaaatcgtcAAGAATGGCTACAATAGAATCagattttaagtttaattttatatagctaGATATTCcttatattttaagaaataaaactgataataatatagaaattgaGATCATTTAATTAACTACTTTAGTACATGTATAACAAGAgatataacaaataatacaaaatatcaaCTAGTTTTGTAGCTACTTAGAGAATATTGGTTTCATGTCCAGGGAACTACACCATCTACTATATTGCTGTAGGCTTATTGTTTATGAatattatagaattttttatttttatgtttaacaacAGAAATATATACAGTTAAGGATAAATAACTCAtacataaaatgaatttaaatacaataaagaaaaaaataatttgtcacagttttaaagaatttagcaAGCCAATTTATGGCAAACCGCATGAATAactaagtatttaatattaacatagCATGATTTACCAGCTATATATAAGCTAatctttatttgacaaaaacaaatatgttattatGTGCCTTTTATGACAAATGAAATAGTATATGAAATATGAAATACGAAAACATGAAATATCTGGCTACATTTTGCAAGATGATtataaacttgaataaaaaaggttttgcatTATCAAACGAGTTATGAGAAAGCCCATTAGAAAATACACCTACTAAAAAACAATGCTCAGTGGAATATATATTATGGAGCTTATAGAGTAGTCGAGGCAAAAAATGGCGACATATCGGAAATAAtactcaaaaaatacaaaaaactaagGCTGGTGAATGAAGGACCAAGGAGTTGCATGAAACCAGACCttgactaaaaattttatttaagcatttttacttttcgctttactttttttagtcattttaaaattatctttacaGATCTATTTATTATTGATGGAACTTTGTTTACACGAAATAAGTTCCCAAATTTACAAATGTTTACCTTGgaaaattgatgaaaatctgTTCGTGCCGACAACTGGTTTCCTTTTCCTTTGTGTAATTTGTTTAGTAATTTGTCAACACGTGAAGTAGTTACTTATCCTGAACAGtcttattaaataaatgctataaaatttaaactaataccACGTGATCagagtttctttttaaaaactaaggGCAGccattttaatagatttttttgtttacgggTGAAAATTTAGAGTTTCTCGGAAACTCGCATGGCTCGCTGATTTCTGCGGCCTCTTTGATGTAAAACAATAGGTTGCACGTCCATCTCTTATAGTTCCATGGTAATAGATAGTGAGTGTCATACCCCCAACACCACCTTCCCTTCTCGCTGGCTCCAATACTATATATCACtaatatgaaaatgaaaagttataggcaatatataataaaatccaATTTTAGGAATGTTACTTATCTGGAATAATTTTTCCTATGTTGCTATTTTAAGCCTTTGAAATAGGGTTGTTAACCGAAAGGTTTCAAAGATTTctgtaaaataatctttcaaaaGGGTATATacaattagtatttatttttattcgtaACGAATATATAGAAGCATTAAAATTTGTCAAAGTAACTTTCG encodes:
- the LOC136075798 gene encoding E3 SUMO-protein ligase ZBED1-like, encoding MSIVSDNASNVRNCLNSLKVCLNIQPIRCMGHVLQLVVKNVIDLVEEGEKDSSSKFFFIARTLTKCRKIVTFFNHSSQLNDLLEESQTRQGVEKNHILHLVQDVKTRWHSTFLMGERMLKLHSYVKDIFNSKQQYKDMRKYLLDEDEMVNLKETVNALLSFNQVSVLLSGDRYATCSLIIPSIKYLEKQLSKNKSETPPLIVILKSHLLESLQTYKDSYELENNSFLLCATFLDPNYKSFQFFEKYEKKKYLKIVKEFLSDFYLAKRVGEIIPIKKVTKESKKFKLSFEDEEDDSGSDSDKNVTLDLKKESSEYISLSVHEQNVLEFWHQNQYVFPILYCISTMILYTPATSAPSERLFSDALNNLYAKRNRMTAECFQMLMFLYENLEFFNLV